The proteins below come from a single Tachypleus tridentatus isolate NWPU-2018 chromosome 13, ASM421037v1, whole genome shotgun sequence genomic window:
- the LOC143236540 gene encoding uncharacterized protein LOC143236540, with translation MFDPRLRKSALMLQQHVNPNEDIYNLLLVAGILSVRYSKPIIFFPPRSAVSSCKRNDQDKSQPYSDIRRFFNILHKLNTTLRQKLGHQAQDFIKNALGWMRIVATSILP, from the exons ATGTTTGATCCCAGACTCCGTAAGTCAGCTCTGATGCTACAGCAACACGTCAACCCAAATGAAGACATTTACAATCTCCTGTTGGTAGCTGGAATTCTTTCAGTGCGTTATTCGAAGCCGattattttttttcca CCTCGTTCAGCTGTTTCATCCTGTAAAAGAAACGACCAAGATAAAAGTCAGCCATACAGTGACATTCGAAGATTCTTCAACATCTTGCACAAACTAAATACAACTTTACGTCAGAAACTTGGACATCAGGCACAGGATTTCATTAAAAATGCACTTGGATGGATGAGGATTGTAGCTACTAGTATACTTCCTTAG
- the LOC143238445 gene encoding epithelial sodium channel subunit beta-like: MGALSGLTLELNLERDEYLDEITSTVGARVVVHDSRIVPQPENEGIDISPGLQTSVMVSKVTFERLPPPYKDRCRNYHKDESHGPATRHLDCFFDCLQDLSLRLCNCTDPSMKLREGFEICSLESDAHVCCLDDVLGGVKNRTLKCDCPLSCRKSTFDMTLSSSMLFNMEEESEFPEPSQETVQSNSGSRRGLRQSWTSSNENFAKLRVFYKTLDHIIYRQQPKYQSNEIFSNLGGQLGLWLGISLVAWFEAIETIYLLIGYVFSKRQIQKEKPQDVSRS; the protein is encoded by the exons ATGGGAGCCTTGAGTG GTCTAACGTTGGAGTTGAACTTAGAACGAGATGAATATCTTGATGAAATAACATCTACAGTTGGTGCTCGTGTTGTCGTCCATGATTCTCGTATTGTTCCACAGCCTGAGAACGAGGGTATCGACATTAGTCCTGGATTGCAAACGTCAGTAATGGTTTCCAAG GTAACTTTCGAACGTCTGCCTCCTCCTTATAAAGACAGGTGTCGTAACTACCATAAAGATGAGTCGCACGGACCGGCCACTCGACATTTG GATTGTTTCTTCGATTGTTTACAAGACCTTAGTTTAAGACTATGTAACTGTACTGATCCATCAATGAAACTAAGAGAAGGTTTTGAAATATGTTCACTAGAATCGGATGCCCACG ttTGCTGTTTGGACGACGTTTTGGGGGGTGTGAAGAACAGGACACTAAAATGTGACTGTCCACTTTCTTGCAG aaagtcAACATTTGATATGACCTTGTCGTCATCAATGTTGTTTAACATGGAGGAAGAGTCAGAGTTTCCAGAACCTTCACAGGAAACAGTCCAGAGCAACTCAGGTTCGAGACGT GGTTTGCGTCAAAGTTGGACCTCTTCAAA TGAGAACTTCGCCAAACTTCGTGTGTTCTACAAAACGTTAGATCACATAATCTATAGGCAGCAGCCTAAGTATCAG AGTAATGAAATCTTTAGTAACCTTGGTGGACAACTGGGACTATGGCTAGGGATCTCCTTAGTGGCCTGGTTCGAGGCTATAGAGACCATCTACCTGCTGATTGGATATGTATTTTCTAAACGACAAATCCAGAAAGAAAAACCACAGGATGTTTCTCGTAGTTAA